The following are from one region of the Acanthopagrus latus isolate v.2019 chromosome 2, fAcaLat1.1, whole genome shotgun sequence genome:
- the snrpd2 gene encoding small nuclear ribonucleoprotein Sm D2 yields MSLLTKPKSEMTPEELQKREEEEFNTGPLSVLTQSVKNNTQVLINCRNNKKLLGRVKAFDRHCNMVLENVKEMWTEVPKSGKGKKKSKPVNKDRYISKMFLRGDSVIIVLRNPLITGK; encoded by the exons AT GAGTCTGTTAACAAAACCCAAATCGGAGATGACTCCAGAGGAGCTCCAGaaacgagaggaggaggagttcaaCACTGGTCCCCTGTCTGTGCTCACGCAGTCAGTGAAGAACAACACTCAGGTCCTCATCAACTGTCGCAACAACAAGAAACTGCTTGGAAGAGTCAAGGCTTTTGACAG ACACTGCAACATGGTCTTAGAGAATGTGAAGGAGATGTGGACAGAAGTTCCCAAGAGTGGGAAGGGAAAGAAGAAGTCTAAGCCGGTGAACAAGGACCGCTACATTTCTAAAATGTTCCTGAGGGGCGACTCTGTCATCATCGTGCTGAGGAATCCTCTGATCACAGGGAAATGA
- the foxg1c gene encoding forkhead box protein G1c, translating into MEDLKTSDRLFHKSSFSISSLLWRREGVMGGQDQEPPSPSQKLRPAHPEKSGEGENFDNEKKKCENPKQCAKVDTKSATANGKRGGNKGEPKKSRGAEESVQPEKPPFSYNALIMMAIRQSPERRLTLNGIYEFIMENFPYYRQNRQGWQNSIRHNLSLNKCFVKVPRHYDDPGKGNYWMLDPCSEDVFIGGTSGKLRRRAAAGSRAKLALKRGGGGRLMSSSTAASVTLAATGPFYWPVPPFLPLQAPVRTHLGAGTYLSANPRFPNNAASLVSQRSRLSATSAGDADRFVQTHQEMSYIGLSCAQSRRHQIGAACTAFSTSIPACTLPLSDPCSFNMISGQTSYFYSHQIPCGATFGPCQEECATAKASPGQFLSKSGHSDLGGCCSDFTNYCSSPPSSWNIEK; encoded by the coding sequence ATGGAGGATTTGAAAACTTCGGACCGACTTTTCCACAAGTCCTCATTCAGCATCAGCAGCCTGTTGTGGAGACGAGAGGGGGTGATGGGTGGCCAGGACCAGGAGCCTCCCTCTCCGTCCCAGAAGCTGCGCCCTGCGCATCCAGAGAAGTCCGGGGAAGGGGAAAACTTTgacaatgaaaagaagaagtgcGAAAACCCAAAGCAGTGCGCTAAAGTAGACACCAAATCTGCGACTGCAAATGGTAAACGAGGGGGGAATAAGGGAGAACCGAAGAAGAGCAGGGGAGCAGAAGAAAGCGTTCAACCCGAGAAACCTCCTTTCAGTTATAACGCGCTCATCATGATGGCCATCCGCCAGAGCCCGGAGCGCCGGCTCACGCTCAACGGCATCTATGAGTTTATCATGGAAAACTTCCCATACTACCGACAGAACAGACAAGGGTGGCAAAATTCCATCAGGCACAACTTGAGTCTGAATAAGTGTTTCGTTAAAGTGCCGCGCCACTATGACGACCCGGGGAAAGGAAACTACTGGATGCTGGACCCCTGCAGCGAGGACGTCTTCATAGGTGGCACATCAGGGAAGCTCCGGCGCAGGGCCGCAGCTGGCTCCAGGGCCAAGCTGGCactgaagagaggaggaggaggtcgtCTGATGTCCTCCAGCACCGCAGCCAGCGTGACCTTGGCCGCAACGGGTCCATTTTACTGGCCGGTGCCGCCGTTCCTGCCTCTCCAAGCACCGGTGCGCACCCACCTCGGCGCAGGGACTTACCTGAGTGCCAACCCTCGGTTCCCCAACAACGCCGCATCGCTTGTTTCCCAGCGGTCCCGGCTGAGTGCAACAAGTGCAGGCGACGCCGACCGCTTCGTGCAGACGCACCAGGAGATGTCTTACATCGGACTCAGTTGCGCGCAATCCCGTCGCCACCAGATCGGCGCCGCCTGCACCGCCTTCTCCACATCCATCCCTGCGTGCACCCTGCCGCTGTCGGATCCGTGCTCTTTTAACATGATCTCCGGACAAACCAGCTACTTTTACTCTCACCAAATACCATGCGGCGCAACGTTTGGTCCGTGCCAAGAGGAGTGCGCCACGGCCAAGGCGTCCCCGGGACAATTCTTATCCAAGAGCGGTCACTCAGACCTCGGGGGTTGCTGTAGCGACTTTACAAATTACTGTTCAAGCCCTCCTTCGTCTTGGaatatagaaaaataa